GAGAGCCCGTGTGATCCAATGTTGGTGACTAAGATGGAACCGAACGAGCGGTCAGAAAGACCGAGAGATTTGAGCTGGATGCCCAGTCCGTTGACGATGCCGCGGATCAGTTTGAACAGCCATCTCCTTAGAGGCCACGGAACCTTGCTCAGGAGATACTTACTTTGCATCGACTTCCCCTTGTCTCCCTGCCGTTCCGCTTCGGCCCGGGTGCGAATCTCTTCTCCGATCTCGGATACTGTCTTCTGATGAGCATTGCGTACCACTATTGACGCCATTTCCCGTCCCCCTTTGATATTCACCGCCACGGCCACATCCACATAATCCCGGGGAACGAGCCTGCCGCGGCGGACAAAACAGTTGATATCGGGAGCGTCATAGGCCAGCGCCCTTGCTACAACAGCGGTGACAATATGAGTAACGGTTAGATGAAGTCCATTCTCCTTCTGTCGTTGAATGTAACGTAGCACATCGGTAACATCCGCCTCCAGCGTGCCGAACACCTTTCCGTCACTGGGAGCGGTGTAGAT
The genomic region above belongs to Candidatus Neomarinimicrobiota bacterium and contains:
- a CDS encoding 2-oxo acid dehydrogenase subunit E2 produces the protein MKDDYNTPWRLMSTAIYTAPSDGKVFGTLEADVTDVLRYIQRQKENGLHLTVTHIVTAVVARALAYDAPDINCFVRRGRLVPRDYVDVAVAVNIKGGREMASIVVRNAHQKTVSEIGEEIRTRAEAERQGDKGKSMQSKYLLSKVPWPLRRWLFKLIRGIVNGLGIQLKSLGLSDRSFGSILVTNIGSHGLSTAYAALFPAAKLPAVIVMGKIEEKPVVRDGEIIIRSILPISATFDHRVADANQISRLAQGALKLLAAPEKLESVEATDV